The DNA window ccaagcagagggaacagtgcATGCAAAAATTCTGAAGTGGGAACCAGTTTGGTGTTTTtcaagaaatggagagaagaggaaagagccTCCAAAGGGCTTAGCAGCAGTGTTAGGCATAGATCTGGCCCTTGGTCATGGTTAACTCATCATAGTAATAATGCAAcctgtatcagttagctattacTGCAGAACAAATTACCCCAGAACTTCGTGGcttcaaaacaacaaacatttattatctcatatagTTTCTGAACATCAGGAATCTGGTGGCAGACGAGCTGGGTGGCTCTGGCTCTAGGTCTCTGATGAGGCTGCAGTTAGGCTGTCTGCCGGGGCTGCCTCAGCTGAAGGCTTAACTGGGGCTGGAGTCTGAGATTGGCGCCCCCATGTGGCTGGCGGTGGGAAGCCTCAGTTCCTCCCCTGGTGGGCCTTTCCAGAGGGCCACTCACATCATGGTTTACCCCCGACAGAGTGACAGAGAGAGTGACTAAGAAGAAAGACagtgtcttttataacctaatgtCACAGGTGACACCCTATCACGTCTGCCATATTCTATCAATCTCACAGAACTCTTGGACAACATTGGAAGGACCACCCAAGGCTTGAATACCAGGATGTGGAGTCACTGGGGGCCGTCTAGGAGGCTGACCCTTCCTGAGTGACTTCCAGTCATTGGGCTCAGAGCTTTCCATACGTTAACGCAACTCAGCTCCCTGAAACAATCCCATAAGTGGGCTTATTATCATCCTCATAGGCAGTATAGTCTTGTAGTTACGCACATAGCCTCAGCCTCTAGAGCCAGACAGCTTGgcctcaaatcccagctctgggaattccctggtggtccagtggttaggactccaagcttccactgcagggggtgcaggtttgatccctggttggggaattaagatcccgcatgccttttggatgaaacaaacaaatcccagatctatcaccagctgtgtgacttggggcaaatgacttcacttctctggctcaccttcctcctctgtgaacGGGGAAAATAGTAGCAGCTACCCGCTGGGTGACACCAGGCAGGTGCCTCTGCTGTCCTCttgcagaggaggagagggaaggtgggggaggtgagaagtcttgcccaaggtcaaggtCTGGTgataggtctggtgggttttgaAGGCATGCGGGAGGGGGTTGTCTGGGCCGCCTCCCAGAGTCCCCTTTCTGGTGATAACCATGTCTTTCTGCTTCACAGGTCTGCTCTGCAGCCTCCAGGGGACCTAGTACCCGTGAGCAGGTAGGGACACCGGGCCTGCAGCGCAGGGGGGCAGCGTGTGGAACATGACTCCATCACCCAGTGCGTCTCCCGCCGCCGGAGGCCACACCCACCTGCGCCCATGGCCAGCACAGGCCCCTCGCTTTCTGGCGCCTTTGACATTCTAGGCACAGCGGGCCAGGATAAGCTCTTGTATCTTAAGCACAAGCTGAAGACCCTGCGGCCAGGCTGCCGGGGGGCGGACCTCCTGCATGCCATGGTGCTCCTAAAGCTGGGCCAGGAGACCGAGGCCAGGATCTCCCTGGAGGCGCTGAAGGCGGACGCTGTGGCGAAGCTGGTGGCCCGCCAGTGGGCCGGTGTGGACAGCACTGAGGCCCCAGAGGAGCCCCCAGAGGAGCCCCCAGACGTGTCCCGGGCCGTTGCCAGGGTGTACCACCTTCTTGCTGAGGAGAGGCTGTGTCCAGCGTCAATGCGGGAGGAGGCCTACCGCGCAGCCGTCTGTGCTTTCAGGTCCAGGGACGACCCCCAGCTGGGGGAGCTTCAAGAAGAGGCACGAGACCGCTGCGGATGGGACGTCCTTAGGGACCTGGGGGACATCCAAACTCTCCACTCCGATCTGGGGTGCCTCCTGCCGTCCTCAGCATCACCCTCCAGGACCCGCAGCGATCCGCGGCCCATCAAGGGCCTTTCGGACTGGAGCACAGGGCATTCCCTGAGAACCACCGGCAGCCCGGCCTCCCTGGCCAGCAACTTGGAAATTAGCCAGTCGCCCACCATGGCCCTCCTCAGCAGTCACCACAGCCCCCACGGGCCCAGCAAGCTGTGTGACAAGCCCCGGGCCAGCCCGGTGCCCGAGCCTGCCCCTATGGGCTGCCAGGAGCCCGAGGAGATGAGCTGGCCCCCATCAGTGGAGGCTGCCAGGCCCCCGGAGCGGCCAAACAGCCCAGCCCCCAGGCTTCCCGAGGTGGCCGCAGATGCATGCCCCGCCAGCCTGCACGACCCCCCAGAAGCTCCAAAAACCAGCACTCACTACTCGGTGGAGTGCATGGATGTGCCAGCAGCTCCCAAATCTCTCCCCTCGCCTTCCAGAAACGCCTGCCCTGTCGCGGATCAGACGCCAATCCAACTTTCAGAGGAAGACACCACTTACCTGGCGGCTCAGCCACGCCCACCGACTCCATCGGCCCCCAAAACGTCCCCTCCCTTTTCGTCCCCATCGACCCCTCCTAAGGCTCACCCTACCGTCTCGAAGCCGGGGCCCCCTCCCTTTTCGTCTCCATCGACCCCTCCTAAGGCTCACCCTACCGTCTCGAAGCTGGGGCCCCCTCCTCCTGAGCTGGAGTCGCCGGAGCAGAAATTCTATAACTTTGTGGTGCTGCACGCTGGCGCTGACGAGCACATCGCGCTGCGCGTGCGCGAGAGGCTGGAGGCCCTGGGCGTGAGCGACGGCGCCACCTTCTGCGAAGATTTCCAGGTGCCGGGGCGCGGCGAGCTGCACTGCCTGCAGGACGCCTTAGACCACTCGGCCTTCACCATCCTGTTGCTCACCTCCAACTTCGACTGCCGGCTGAGCCAGCACCAGGCGAACCACTCTCTGATGAGCAGCCTAACGCGGCACGGGTGGCAGGATTGCGTGatccccttcctgcccctggaGAGTTCCCTGACCCAGCTCAGCCCCAGCACGTCCAGCCTGCTCACTGCCCTGGTGTGGCTGGACGAGCACTCCCCGATCTTCGCCAGGAAAGTGGCCAACACCTTCAAGTCCCAGAAGCTGCGGGCCCGCAAGGCCAAGTGGAGGAAGGAACAGGATGTCCGGGCCCTGCAGGAGCAGAGCCAACACCTGGAGGGTGAGCGGCAGCAGGCAGCGGCGTGGAGTGCTGCGCACTCGGCTTACCTTCATAACTACCTGTCCTACCAGACGCAGATGGAGAAGCTCCAGGTAGCTTTCGGGAGCTACACGCCATTTGGGACTCAGCTGCCTTCTGCGCCTCAGGTGCCCTTTGGGGGACCGGGGCCCCTGGGAGCCCCACCGCCACCCTTTCCTACCTGGCCGGGCCATCAGCCGCCGCCCCTGCCTCCTTGGCTGGCGGGCATGCCCCCACCGGCCTTCCTGCAGCCCCCGGTGGCTTTCCCGCAGCCCCAGGCCTTCCCGCAGCTCCCGGACTTCCAACAGACTCCGCCCGTGCACTCTCAGAGCCCTGGGCTGCAGCCCCTCATCATACACCATGCACAGATGGTACAACTGGGACTCAACAACCACATGTGGAACCAGAGAGGGACGCAGGCGCCCGAGGACAAGACGCCAGAAACGGAGTGACCAAGTGACTGGACCTGATGACCTCGGCCTTGATTCCCCATCTCCAGGGGTCAGTGGAACATGGGGTCATTTTCTACTTTCAGGACACTGCCGGGAAAATTGACCCCATGACTTTCTGGCCCTCAAGGTAGCCAGAATTGGATGTGTTTACAAATTCTCAGTCAATCCCTCCCtctcggtttttttttttttttttttttttgctgtacgcgggcctctcattgttgtggcctctcccgttgcggagcacaggctccggacgcgcaggctcagcggccatggctcacgggcccggccgNNNNNNNNNNNNNNNNNNNNNNNNNNNN is part of the Physeter macrocephalus isolate SW-GA unplaced genomic scaffold, ASM283717v5 random_144, whole genome shotgun sequence genome and encodes:
- the TICAM1 gene encoding TIR domain-containing adapter molecule 1: MASTGPSLSGAFDILGTAGQDKLLYLKHKLKTLRPGCRGADLLHAMVLLKLGQETEARISLEALKADAVAKLVARQWAGVDSTEAPEEPPEEPPDVSRAVARVYHLLAEERLCPASMREEAYRAAVCAFRSRDDPQLGELQEEARDRCGWDVLRDLGDIQTLHSDLGCLLPSSASPSRTRSDPRPIKGLSDWSTGHSLRTTGSPASLASNLEISQSPTMALLSSHHSPHGPSKLCDKPRASPVPEPAPMGCQEPEEMSWPPSVEAARPPERPNSPAPRLPEVAADACPASLHDPPEAPKTSTHYSVECMDVPAAPKSLPSPSRNACPVADQTPIQLSEEDTTYLAAQPRPPTPSAPKTSPPFSSPSTPPKAHPTVSKPGPPPFSSPSTPPKAHPTVSKLGPPPPELESPEQKFYNFVVLHAGADEHIALRVRERLEALGVSDGATFCEDFQVPGRGELHCLQDALDHSAFTILLLTSNFDCRLSQHQANHSLMSSLTRHGWQDCVIPFLPLESSLTQLSPSTSSLLTALVWLDEHSPIFARKVANTFKSQKLRARKAKWRKEQDVRALQEQSQHLEGERQQAAAWSAAHSAYLHNYLSYQTQMEKLQVAFGSYTPFGTQLPSAPQVPFGGPGPLGAPPPPFPTWPGHQPPPLPPWLAGMPPPAFLQPPVAFPQPQAFPQLPDFQQTPPVHSQSPGLQPLIIHHAQMVQLGLNNHMWNQRGTQAPEDKTPETE